From a single Bacteroidota bacterium genomic region:
- a CDS encoding DUF92 domain-containing protein, protein MYTDSGLLLALLFFTFLITIGSEWFSRKNIIPYWLSRKILHFTVISLCAVVPLLVSNLNLLIGIVCICEIILLVLVAQGILFKEEDGRRSWGIALFPPAYLILLMLFRNEVWIIGFSMAILAVCDASAAVAGNLYKKSNPSLQKVEKTVAGNTFFLLSGLGLYLVNYKIMLHAFSFNGNFLMHFSEFFYLLFLLMLVEHLGRRGWDNFWLPLASALLITCTNRLNELHTTGSYFLLPAIAVVFIYFSIKKNLLSRNGAYAAALSGLTVIYFGGIKALLPLLLFFLSSAFIGRIYRNTNENTDSKSGAARDEFQVFANGGIFILLIILSNFLDESTYYLAAFASIAISTADTWSSEIGMGLRGKTIDIIRRKKVPSGLSGGISFAGSLAGLAGALSVAGLYLLVVESTNISSFLLITGVGFTGMLVDSILGSLVQVKFFNEKNAVWSDKNVIYTGKASAMKGIIWMTNDMVNLLSNVITIVGLLALIAFSK, encoded by the coding sequence ATGTACACGGATTCCGGATTACTTCTCGCATTACTCTTTTTCACCTTCCTCATTACTATAGGATCTGAATGGTTTTCCCGAAAAAATATTATTCCCTATTGGCTCAGCAGGAAAATTCTTCACTTTACTGTAATATCCCTTTGTGCTGTAGTACCCTTGCTCGTTTCGAACTTGAATTTACTCATCGGAATTGTTTGCATTTGTGAAATTATTTTGCTGGTACTGGTCGCACAAGGTATACTTTTTAAAGAAGAAGACGGACGAAGAAGTTGGGGAATTGCCCTATTCCCTCCCGCGTATTTGATACTATTGATGCTATTCAGGAACGAGGTTTGGATCATTGGTTTTTCGATGGCGATACTCGCCGTTTGTGATGCTTCTGCTGCTGTTGCCGGAAACCTCTACAAAAAATCTAATCCTTCTCTACAAAAAGTAGAAAAAACCGTCGCGGGAAACACCTTCTTCCTGCTCAGTGGACTTGGATTATATCTGGTGAACTATAAAATAATGCTTCATGCATTTTCATTCAATGGTAATTTCCTGATGCATTTTTCGGAATTTTTCTATCTCCTGTTCCTTTTAATGTTAGTAGAACATTTAGGTCGCCGGGGCTGGGATAATTTCTGGCTACCCCTTGCATCGGCATTGCTGATCACTTGCACCAATCGTCTGAACGAATTACATACTACAGGCAGCTACTTCCTTTTACCGGCCATTGCTGTAGTATTTATTTACTTCAGTATAAAAAAGAATTTACTTAGTCGCAACGGCGCTTATGCTGCCGCTTTATCCGGACTTACCGTAATCTATTTTGGTGGAATAAAAGCACTTCTCCCTTTATTGCTTTTCTTCTTGAGCAGTGCCTTCATCGGACGAATTTACAGGAACACCAATGAAAACACGGATAGTAAAAGTGGTGCTGCAAGAGATGAATTCCAGGTTTTTGCCAATGGAGGTATATTTATTCTGCTCATTATTCTCTCCAATTTTCTGGATGAAAGCACTTATTATCTCGCCGCATTTGCCAGCATCGCCATTTCCACCGCCGACACCTGGTCGTCAGAAATTGGGATGGGTTTGCGCGGGAAGACCATTGACATCATTCGCCGGAAAAAGGTACCCTCCGGTTTGTCCGGCGGAATAAGTTTTGCAGGTTCTTTGGCCGGCTTAGCAGGCGCCTTGTCTGTTGCCGGACTTTATCTTTTGGTAGTTGAAAGTACCAATATATCATCTTTCCTCCTGATCACCGGTGTAGGCTTTACCGGAATGCTGGTGGATAGTATTCTGGGATCATTGGTGCAGGTAAAATTTTTCAATGAAAAAAATGCAGTATGGTCAGATAAAAATGTAATTTACACAGGCAAAGCATCAGCAATGAAAGGAATAATCTGGATGACGAATGATATGGTAAACCTGTTAAGCAATGTCATCACGATTGTTGGATTACTGGCATTGATCGCATTTTCTAAATAA
- a CDS encoding T9SS type A sorting domain-containing protein: MKKLILLLTLSVSVFTLQAQIVPIYSWAGKAGGTGNEYGDYMTSDGSGNIYVTGRFDGTCDFDPGAGTANKTSAGSSDIYIAKYTPSGNLIWVISTGGTGLDRGYCLDVDATGNIYLAGTFAGTVDLDPGPGTSTHISAGGTDMFVAKFDSSGNFVWSKAFGQVNTEYAEAIALDGNGFFYLTGEYSSDSLDLDPNAGFATIINANPATSYDPYLAKYDTSGNYIWGFGLQGTSSDYSKSVTVDAVGNVIIGGYFFTSMNVDPIGGTSVTVVGSSDCFIASYSSAGAYNWSVSFGGSLADNIFSVTTRGTDVYSTGTFNSIVDFNPGTDTLYIQSKGSTDAFINKFNNAGQLQWAGGIGGTGSDNSNSIRVNAAGDVFVAGSFLDSADFDVSAATATLKAVSGRDGFLAKYDDGGNYKWALRNGSALTDYTRSIAIDNSSNGIWVTGYYGNAPLNVDPMNLIPPLTSSGANDIFIARYSECSYPVVTSQPVSTGTCPGGNAGYTVSFTGTNLTYQWQEGTNGGTVWTDIVDGNEYSGATTPSLTLTGLSTAFNNLFYRCIASESCGLDLTSGVGILFVGAVDTTVNVNQHIMVAAANAATYQWLDCNNGFAPIPGATAKQFIPLVPGTYALSVTKNGCNDTSACYTITTIGLDDITASDIRIFPVPARDEVTITMNVQGEYTAAIYDLTGRNMLTDAIRFGKIISIPVNNLETGAYLLGIRKNEGEVNYFRIVKQ; this comes from the coding sequence ATGAAAAAACTGATACTATTATTGACACTTTCTGTAAGTGTTTTCACTTTACAAGCGCAGATTGTACCCATTTACAGCTGGGCCGGCAAGGCCGGAGGCACCGGTAATGAATATGGTGACTATATGACTTCTGACGGATCCGGAAATATTTATGTTACCGGCCGCTTCGATGGTACTTGCGATTTTGATCCGGGAGCAGGAACGGCAAACAAGACTTCTGCAGGAAGCTCGGATATTTACATTGCCAAATATACTCCTTCCGGAAATCTTATTTGGGTGATCAGCACCGGAGGCACCGGACTGGATCGCGGGTATTGTCTGGATGTAGATGCAACCGGAAATATTTATCTCGCCGGAACTTTTGCCGGAACAGTTGATCTTGATCCGGGTCCCGGAACATCTACGCATATCTCGGCAGGAGGCACGGATATGTTCGTGGCCAAGTTTGATTCCAGCGGAAATTTTGTCTGGTCAAAAGCGTTCGGACAAGTGAATACAGAATATGCAGAGGCCATAGCTCTTGACGGGAACGGATTTTTCTACCTTACGGGTGAATACAGCAGTGACTCCCTTGACCTCGATCCCAACGCAGGTTTTGCTACTATTATCAATGCCAATCCCGCTACAAGTTATGATCCTTATCTTGCTAAATACGATACTTCCGGAAATTACATCTGGGGTTTTGGATTACAGGGCACCTCCAGTGATTACTCTAAATCGGTTACGGTGGATGCCGTCGGAAATGTTATCATTGGCGGTTACTTTTTCACTTCAATGAATGTTGATCCTATCGGAGGTACTTCTGTCACTGTGGTGGGTTCTTCAGATTGTTTCATCGCGAGCTATTCTTCTGCAGGTGCCTATAACTGGTCTGTATCCTTTGGAGGTTCGCTGGCTGACAATATATTTTCTGTAACCACACGTGGTACGGATGTGTATTCCACGGGTACCTTTAACAGCATCGTAGACTTTAATCCGGGTACCGATACTTTATACATTCAAAGTAAGGGGAGCACTGATGCCTTCATCAACAAATTCAATAATGCAGGACAGTTGCAATGGGCCGGTGGCATTGGAGGAACGGGTTCTGATAATTCTAACAGTATCCGTGTAAATGCAGCAGGAGATGTTTTTGTTGCCGGTTCGTTCCTTGATTCAGCCGATTTTGATGTAAGTGCTGCTACAGCTACATTAAAAGCAGTTTCCGGTCGCGATGGCTTCCTGGCGAAATATGATGATGGTGGAAATTATAAATGGGCACTGAGAAACGGATCTGCCCTCACCGACTACACCAGAAGTATTGCTATTGACAATTCATCCAATGGTATTTGGGTAACCGGTTATTATGGTAATGCACCCTTAAATGTAGATCCCATGAATCTCATTCCGCCTTTAACCAGTTCCGGCGCGAATGATATTTTTATTGCCAGATACAGTGAATGCAGTTATCCCGTGGTTACTTCTCAGCCGGTAAGTACAGGTACTTGTCCCGGGGGAAATGCCGGATATACTGTTAGCTTCACCGGCACCAATTTGACTTATCAATGGCAGGAAGGAACCAACGGAGGAACCGTATGGACCGATATTGTGGATGGCAACGAATACAGTGGCGCCACTACCCCATCACTTACATTGACCGGATTATCCACTGCCTTTAACAATCTCTTCTACCGTTGCATTGCCAGTGAGTCTTGCGGATTGGATTTGACCAGTGGCGTTGGTATTCTCTTTGTGGGAGCGGTGGATACTACAGTGAATGTGAATCAGCATATCATGGTTGCTGCTGCAAATGCCGCTACCTATCAATGGCTGGATTGCAACAATGGATTTGCACCTATTCCCGGAGCTACTGCCAAACAATTTATTCCGCTTGTTCCCGGAACGTATGCTTTATCTGTGACTAAAAACGGTTGCAACGATACTTCCGCTTGTTATACCATTACCACCATCGGCCTGGACGATATAACGGCATCGGATATACGTATTTTCCCTGTTCCTGCAAGAGATGAAGTGACCATCACTATGAATGTACAAGGCGAATACACGGCTGCCATTTATGATCTGACAGGAAGAAACATGTTAACCGATGCTATCCGATTCGGAAAAATCATCAGCATCCCTGTCAATAATCTGGAAACCGGTGCCTACCTGCTGGGTATCCGTAAAAATGAAGGCGAAGTGAATTACTTCCGCATCGTAAAACAATAA
- a CDS encoding threonylcarbamoyl-AMP synthase, producing the protein MTETGVDILEAAKLLSAGQLVAIPTETVYGLAANALDADAVVQIFAVKERPAFDPLIVHLKSLESMYDYASEIPATAIALASAFWPGPLTLVLPKKSIIPDLVSSGLSTVGLRVPSHPLTLALLQQLPFPLAAPSANPFGYISPTTPQHVHDQLQGKIPYILDGGPCSVGVESTIVGFEGEHVLVYRLGGLTLEDIRKIVPHAQLQLSSSSDPKAPGMLLSHYAPRKKLLYGDLEHLLNHYSGKRVAVISFSKDYSGYSGVVSNEILSPEGNLTEAAAHLFTAMRKLDKLEVEMILAEPVPDVGLGRAINDRLRRASA; encoded by the coding sequence ATGACAGAAACAGGTGTAGATATTTTAGAGGCGGCGAAATTACTTTCTGCCGGACAACTGGTGGCCATCCCTACAGAAACGGTATATGGTTTGGCTGCCAATGCCCTCGATGCCGATGCGGTAGTGCAGATTTTTGCAGTGAAGGAACGTCCGGCTTTTGATCCGCTGATAGTGCACCTGAAGTCTTTGGAAAGTATGTATGATTATGCGTCCGAAATTCCTGCCACGGCCATAGCCTTGGCCTCCGCTTTCTGGCCGGGACCTCTTACTCTGGTACTTCCCAAAAAATCTATCATTCCGGATCTGGTGAGTTCAGGTCTCTCCACCGTCGGACTTCGTGTACCTTCGCATCCCTTAACATTGGCTTTATTGCAGCAACTTCCCTTTCCACTGGCTGCTCCCAGCGCGAATCCTTTTGGTTATATCAGTCCAACCACGCCTCAACATGTCCATGATCAACTGCAGGGAAAAATTCCCTATATCCTTGATGGTGGTCCCTGCTCAGTGGGTGTGGAATCCACGATAGTCGGTTTTGAGGGAGAGCACGTGCTGGTTTACCGGCTCGGCGGTCTAACGCTGGAGGATATCCGTAAAATAGTACCCCATGCTCAATTGCAACTTTCTTCCTCTTCTGATCCGAAAGCACCCGGAATGCTGCTCAGTCATTATGCTCCCCGCAAGAAATTGCTGTACGGGGATCTGGAACATCTGCTGAATCACTATTCGGGTAAACGCGTTGCCGTTATTTCATTCAGCAAGGATTATAGCGGATATTCCGGTGTGGTCAGCAATGAAATTTTGTCTCCGGAAGGAAATCTCACAGAAGCCGCAGCCCATCTCTTCACCGCCATGCGCAAGCTGGATAAATTGGAGGTGGAGATGATCCTGGCGGAACCTGTACCGGATGTAGGCCTTGGTCGGGCGATAAATGATCGGCTCCGAAGAGCATCGGCGTGA
- a CDS encoding acyl-CoA dehydrogenase family protein, producing MSTTQNTTSTKALKGGEFVIKSTDPSSVFIPEEFSEEHRMMADMAHDFLVQHVYPHLDRIDALEPGLMPSLLDKAGELGLLGVSIPEEYGGFGKDFLTGMLMTEILGAGHSFSVAMAAHTGIGTLPILYFGNKEQKAKYLPKLSTGEWKGSYCLTEPGSGSDALAAKTKAVLSADGKHYVLNGQKMWITNAGFADIFTVFAQVDGDKFTGFIVEKGYDGLSLGEEEHKMGIKGSSTRQVFFMDCKVPVENVLGEIGKGHLIAFNILNIGRAKLAAAALGGSKQVATQSVEYANTREQFKLPIAKFGAIKHKLAEQAIRIYAIESAIYRVSNLIENKEQELMATGMSFEKALLGAAEEYAVECAILKVAGSEVLDFVVDEGVQIYGGYGYSADFPMDRAYRDSRINRIFEGTNEINRLLAVDMILKREMKGELDLMGPAMAVQKELMAIPDFSNGESKLFDDENKAIANMKKCILMVAGTAVQKYMMTLAKEQEILMRIADMAIDTYMAESILLRVQKLVGIRGEAGSALEIDMARVYLFDALDRLNVSGKNAINAMSEGDEQRMLQMGLKRFSKMTPVNTIEARRRIAKKLIEENKYCF from the coding sequence ATGTCTACCACCCAAAATACTACTTCCACCAAAGCCCTCAAAGGAGGAGAATTTGTAATAAAATCCACCGATCCCTCTTCCGTTTTCATCCCCGAAGAATTCAGTGAAGAACATCGCATGATGGCGGATATGGCGCATGATTTTTTGGTACAGCACGTCTACCCTCATCTCGACCGTATCGATGCACTGGAGCCCGGCTTAATGCCCTCCTTGCTGGATAAAGCCGGGGAGTTAGGTCTTCTCGGAGTTTCAATTCCCGAAGAATATGGCGGCTTTGGAAAAGATTTTCTGACAGGGATGCTGATGACTGAAATTCTGGGCGCCGGACATTCTTTCTCTGTAGCGATGGCAGCGCATACCGGTATCGGGACATTGCCCATCCTCTACTTCGGAAACAAGGAACAAAAAGCGAAATACCTGCCTAAACTTTCTACCGGAGAGTGGAAAGGGTCGTATTGCCTGACTGAGCCCGGAAGCGGTTCCGACGCATTGGCAGCGAAGACAAAAGCTGTATTATCTGCCGATGGAAAACATTATGTGCTGAATGGACAAAAGATGTGGATCACCAATGCCGGATTTGCAGATATCTTTACTGTATTTGCACAGGTTGATGGAGATAAGTTCACCGGTTTCATTGTAGAGAAGGGCTATGACGGACTGAGTTTGGGTGAAGAAGAACATAAAATGGGCATCAAGGGTTCCTCTACCCGACAAGTATTCTTCATGGATTGCAAAGTTCCCGTGGAGAATGTACTCGGCGAAATCGGAAAGGGACATTTGATCGCGTTCAATATCCTCAACATCGGACGTGCCAAGTTGGCTGCTGCTGCATTGGGCGGATCAAAACAAGTCGCTACACAGTCGGTGGAATATGCCAATACCAGGGAACAATTTAAATTACCGATCGCGAAATTCGGAGCGATAAAACATAAGCTTGCTGAACAGGCGATTCGTATTTATGCGATTGAGTCGGCGATTTACAGAGTGAGCAACCTCATTGAAAACAAAGAACAGGAGTTGATGGCCACGGGCATGAGCTTTGAAAAAGCCTTGCTGGGTGCTGCAGAAGAATATGCTGTAGAATGTGCCATTTTGAAAGTAGCCGGATCCGAAGTGCTCGATTTTGTAGTGGATGAAGGTGTACAAATTTATGGTGGCTATGGCTACTCCGCTGATTTTCCGATGGACCGCGCCTATAGAGATTCCCGCATCAACCGCATCTTTGAAGGCACCAACGAAATCAATCGCTTGCTGGCTGTAGATATGATCCTCAAGCGTGAGATGAAGGGCGAACTCGATTTGATGGGACCTGCTATGGCTGTCCAAAAAGAACTGATGGCTATTCCTGATTTCAGCAACGGCGAAAGCAAACTTTTTGACGACGAAAACAAGGCCATCGCCAATATGAAAAAGTGCATTTTGATGGTAGCCGGCACAGCAGTACAAAAGTACATGATGACCCTTGCCAAAGAACAGGAAATTCTCATGCGCATCGCCGATATGGCCATTGACACCTATATGGCTGAATCTATTTTACTTCGTGTTCAAAAGCTGGTGGGTATCCGCGGAGAAGCAGGGAGTGCGCTGGAAATAGATATGGCCCGTGTATATCTTTTTGATGCGCTGGACCGGTTAAATGTGAGCGGGAAAAATGCCATCAATGCCATGAGTGAAGGAGATGAGCAACGCATGCTTCAAATGGGATTAAAACGATTCAGTAAAATGACACCGGTCAATACCATTGAAGCCAGAAGAAGGATCGCGAAAAAACTGATAGAGGAAAATAAATATTGTTTTTGA